gcGGACAGGGGCAGCGGGAATCACGGGCGTTTCCTGCGCTTTCCTAcgttaaatgcattttttcccctcttggaggaaaaaaaaaaaaaaaaaaaaggctgggggGAGGGCGATCCCCGAGTGGGGAggaattaattaaaacaaagccaaagcccccctcctccccgccagccccggccctcCCCGTCCGGGCTGCGGGAGCGGCGGTTTCGGGCCCTCtccgccccgggccggggctcTCCGCGCTCGGCGGCACCGGGACGGCCCCGCCGTGCCGTGAGGCCGGAGAAGGTGCGGAGAGCCGCGGCACCTGCCCGCAGCGGGCTGGGCTCCCCCGGGGCTCCACCGGCCGCACCTCGAGCCCCGGGGTCGGTGCCGGTGCCGTCggagctgggggcggggggggaccgCGGCCGTTCCGCGACGGAGCCCCCCGGCCGCGGCAGCGCCGGCCGCTTGCAAGAGGCTCCGGCAATTCACGGCGAGGCTCAAACCCAGCCCGACTGTCATCACCCGGCAGATAAACGGCCGGATCCCCGACGGCAGGGTGGCTCCGATTCGTGGCTCATCACCGCCGAGTCAAAGGAGCAGGCGAGGGGGAGGATAAGCCCTGCTTTCAGGGCCCGGCGCTCCAACCCACTCATCACTGTCACCGGGCTTGCTCATGCCTTGGCCCTGAACACCGGCGATTAATAAAAGCTCCCTGTCGCTTTTCTCCACTAATTACACTCGCGCGCAGGCTGCGGGCCGGGAAAAGGAAAGGCTGCGGGCTGCGCTACCTGCCGCCCGGCCCCCGCGGCTCCCTCGCTCTtgcttcttccccccccccccccccccaaaaaaaaaaaaatcctacgcAAGAGGAGACGAGGGCAGAAGCGAGTcccgagccccgcggccgctgCCGGCCCCGACGGCTCGCTGCGGCCGGGCCGCCCCGACGGCGGGGGGACGCCGCGGCCCTGGCGAGGCAAAGGCAGGACCGAGCCTCGGCCGCGTTAGGTTGGCACAGATTTCTTGGCTGGAGCGGAAACTCACCGGTTCGCACCGCTGCTGAGGGTTTGAGCGGCTGAGGACTGAGAGAAACTTGCCGAATTTGGCCCGTAAAACCGCCGAAGGCACGGAGCGTAACCCTGAATTGTGCGCGTACGCGGGAGGAACTACAGAGCATCAGAGTCGGGCTTCTAAACAGGGACAGTGCCAAATTTCTAATAACTGTGTAATATGCTTATTTATACCATACAAGGACTTACAAACCTCATTGTGCATAGCAGCTGGGTCATATTTCTTTATCCTTCCATTCCTCAGGCTCTTTTGCCAAGAGACTGGTACCAAACACTTCTAGGCTGAAAGggaaacacaaaaccaaattgCAAAGAAACGATGACAAGAAGCAAGGGTAAGATACGCTCTGACATGCGGCCCTTTAATCTTAAGCATCTGCCTAAAATAGATGCGCTGAGGGGGTATTGGAAATATGCACGTCTTTAAATGCAAGTGATGCTCTGCTTCTAAATCGTTCGAGCGAATTATTTGCATGTGTTTGCCTGACCTGGGCACATTCGTGTGCTCTCTGGCCGTGTTTTAGCCcattaagtaaatattttaacgAATGTTTTAAAACGTTGTAAAGTGGTGCCTTACTCAGACTCGCACCGATCTCTGCCGAAACGGGGTGACTGAACGGAACGACCACATCCGACTGGGCTTTAAATATTCGGGGGGGATTCGATAATTTTGTCACGGCGTACCAAGTGTACTTACCCTCCTGGAATTTCAAGGTACGCTACGCAGGATGCGAAACAGTCAAGGTTCGTTATGCAACCAGTAAAATTAAACTTTGAACGAATATTCATCTAtccataatattttttaaagtttaagcattttgcaaattaaaataaacaattgtagaattcttttaatttttaaaactagatAATTTTGTCTGACTGCTCtggatttatatttttcaaaatgttgtcTTGTTATTCTCTAAAATAGcattgagaaaaataatatttcaagtCCGTTGCACATTTTGTGTGGAAGAGACTTCACTGTGAGCTTGGAGACAGTCTTTGTAGGAAAGAATAATGCAGAGATCAGTGCCCTGGTAAAAATTACACCGAGCTAGCCTTTCCCAATGGTTTTTCCTAGCCGAAGGTCTGATTTCACTTcaaaatttaccaaaaaaaattgCCCCATCTACTCCgcaattgctttttttattttttaatgaaaaaagccTTGGGGCTGCAGCATGCTGGAGCAGGCCAACGGGGCCACGCCAAAATGGAAATAGGGGCTTAAAACACAACAGCCAAACCGAATGCCTGGCGCTCAGTGCTTTGGGATTTTTACACAGCCTGGCTGCAGGCGCAAGGGTGGCTTTGTTcagctttgttctgctttgttttactttgttccTGCACGAAGCCATCGCAGGCCGAGCAGGCCCTGCCACCGCCACCGCATCCCTCGTGGCCGCCGTTTACGGCAGGTCAGGGGgtcagcaccaccagcacccaggggtgcccacGGCT
This is a stretch of genomic DNA from Anser cygnoides isolate HZ-2024a breed goose chromosome 18, Taihu_goose_T2T_genome, whole genome shotgun sequence. It encodes these proteins:
- the LOC136786623 gene encoding uncharacterized protein → MRCRCRSAPGRSPGTLRPPARPARGAQRQEKPSDHGEKPLGRAPERCRDSTGHISSAVAIPKTESSPPPPQRCRRFRAASHTRPQPKRAHVAPCPDSPAAPRPSPSGLRERRFRALSAPGRGSPRSAAPGRPRRAVRPEKVRRAAAPARSGLGSPGAPPAAPRAPGSVPVPSELGAGGDRGRSATEPPGRGSAGRLQEAPAIHGEAQTQPDCHHPADKRPDPRRQGGSDSWLITAESKEQARGRISPAFRARRSNPLITVTGLAHALALNTGD